A single genomic interval of Noviherbaspirillum cavernae harbors:
- the dapA gene encoding 4-hydroxy-tetrahydrodipicolinate synthase, with amino-acid sequence MNPERTSTTPLFEGIWVPIVTPFRDGHIDLDAAQGLTTHLVDSGVHGLVVCGTTGEAATLDDGEQADMLAAVLEAAGRRCPVAIGIGGSDTRAVARQAARYNRAPLAGLLISAPSYVRPSQQGILHHFRAIAEVTDKPIALYNIPARTGVNIDAATALSLSADPRFAAIKECGGNMPQLAALINHTPLKVLCGDDALILVTLCLGGHGAITAAAHIRPDLFVRLFDLVRSNRIGQARTLFKAMLPLIQLLFSEPNPGPVKAALAMQGWIGDELRLPMTPMSADGKKALAIALERMMALPG; translated from the coding sequence ATGAATCCCGAACGAACAAGTACCACGCCCCTCTTTGAAGGCATCTGGGTCCCGATTGTCACGCCGTTTCGCGACGGCCATATCGATCTCGATGCAGCGCAAGGTCTCACCACCCATCTCGTCGATAGCGGCGTGCACGGCCTTGTCGTGTGCGGCACCACGGGCGAAGCGGCCACGCTCGACGACGGCGAGCAAGCGGACATGCTGGCCGCCGTGCTCGAGGCGGCTGGCCGCCGCTGCCCGGTCGCCATCGGTATCGGCGGCAGCGATACGCGGGCAGTGGCCAGACAGGCAGCGCGTTACAACCGCGCGCCGCTCGCCGGTCTGCTCATCTCCGCGCCGTCGTATGTACGCCCTTCGCAGCAGGGAATCCTGCATCACTTCCGCGCCATCGCGGAAGTCACCGACAAGCCGATCGCGCTCTACAACATCCCGGCCAGAACCGGTGTCAACATTGATGCGGCAACGGCATTGTCGCTATCTGCCGACCCGCGCTTTGCCGCCATCAAGGAGTGCGGCGGCAACATGCCGCAGCTGGCCGCGCTGATCAACCATACGCCGCTGAAGGTCCTGTGCGGCGACGATGCGCTCATCCTCGTCACGCTGTGCCTGGGCGGACACGGTGCAATCACGGCCGCTGCGCATATCCGTCCCGACCTGTTCGTCCGGCTGTTCGATCTGGTCCGGTCCAACCGCATCGGGCAGGCTCGCACCCTGTTCAAGGCCATGCTGCCGCTGATTCAGTTGCTGTTTTCGGAACCGAATCCCGGGCCGGTGAAAGCGGCGCTGGCGATGCAGGGATGGATCGGCGATGAACTGCGCCTGCCGATGACGCCCATGTCTGCGGATGGCAAGAAAGCACTTGCCATCGCGCTGGAACGCATGATGGCCTTGCCTGGCTGA
- the kdpE gene encoding two-component system response regulator KdpE: MSESIPVALLVEDEPQIRRFVRSALEEEGWQIFEAETMQRGLIDAGTRKPDLVILDLGLPDGDGVDFIADVRRWSAVPVIVLSARVDERDKIKALDAGADDYLTKPFGVGELLARVRATLRRQRQSGDNAHGIIQFGDVRLDIKARLVTKAEQPVHLTPTEYRLLTVLANNAGRVVTNRQLLREVWGPSHSESGHYLRIYMGHLRQKLEDDPAQPRYLLTETAVGYRLMLPA; this comes from the coding sequence ATGAGCGAATCGATACCTGTTGCCTTGCTGGTTGAAGACGAACCGCAAATCCGCCGCTTCGTGCGCAGCGCGCTGGAAGAAGAGGGGTGGCAAATCTTCGAGGCGGAAACCATGCAGCGCGGATTGATCGACGCGGGTACGCGCAAGCCGGACCTCGTGATCCTCGACCTCGGCCTGCCGGACGGCGACGGTGTGGACTTCATCGCCGATGTCCGGCGCTGGTCCGCGGTGCCGGTCATCGTGCTGTCGGCGCGCGTGGACGAGCGCGACAAGATCAAGGCGCTCGACGCCGGCGCCGACGACTACCTGACCAAGCCGTTCGGCGTCGGCGAGCTGCTGGCGCGTGTGCGTGCCACGCTGCGGCGGCAGCGCCAATCCGGCGACAATGCGCACGGCATCATCCAGTTCGGCGATGTCAGGCTGGATATCAAGGCGCGCCTGGTGACGAAGGCGGAGCAGCCGGTGCACCTGACCCCGACCGAATACCGGCTGCTGACGGTGCTGGCGAACAACGCGGGACGCGTGGTCACCAACCGGCAACTGCTGCGCGAAGTATGGGGACCGTCCCATTCCGAAAGCGGCCACTACCTGCGCATCTACATGGGGCACCTGCGGCAGAAGCTCGAAGACGATCCGGCGCAGCCGCGCTATCTGCTGACGGAGACGGCGGTGGGGTATCGGCTGATGCTGCCTGCTTGA
- a CDS encoding glycosyltransferase, which translates to MSSIVFAWELGDNFGHLWRMLPIAEELIRRGHQVRFVLNHLASAQAVLAPKGIAFLPSPSIQGKTELGREIASYADILATHGFTRPAVFNGMMSAWANLHALLETDIVVLEHAPSALVAARMLGLKTVHIGTGFTIPPRVSPMPCFRPWHQGTAEALEATESSVLSVINAAFAACGHVAATTLSEALSTDRTLLMTLPELDHYQGADRSAIELTTPVENNGGGMRVPWLQTRYPRIFMYVRNQVWLPAVLDVLAGSTVEVIAVIPDIPDALRSKHASCEHLRIYREPVDLHALLPGCQLAITHAGHGTSVDCLKTGVPMLLLPNHIEQLMITGRIAATGAGVGIIPSTVQANFAQVLRDMLTQPGYAQAAQGIAARYKDADPARSLQRVAQTIESLLQ; encoded by the coding sequence ATGAGCAGCATCGTATTCGCCTGGGAGCTGGGCGACAATTTCGGCCATCTGTGGCGCATGCTTCCGATCGCCGAGGAGTTGATCCGGCGCGGACACCAGGTGCGCTTCGTTCTGAATCATCTTGCCAGCGCGCAGGCCGTGCTTGCGCCCAAAGGCATCGCCTTCCTGCCCTCTCCGTCCATCCAGGGGAAGACCGAGCTCGGCAGGGAGATTGCCAGCTATGCGGACATTCTCGCCACCCACGGCTTCACCCGGCCCGCCGTGTTCAACGGCATGATGAGCGCCTGGGCAAATCTCCATGCGCTTCTCGAAACCGATATCGTCGTGCTGGAGCACGCGCCTTCGGCGCTCGTCGCCGCCCGCATGCTGGGCTTGAAAACCGTGCACATCGGCACCGGCTTCACCATCCCGCCGCGCGTGTCCCCGATGCCGTGCTTTCGTCCATGGCACCAGGGAACTGCGGAAGCGCTGGAAGCGACGGAAAGCAGCGTGCTGTCCGTCATCAATGCCGCGTTTGCCGCCTGCGGACATGTGGCGGCGACGACCTTGAGCGAGGCCTTGTCGACCGACCGCACCCTGCTCATGACGCTGCCCGAACTGGATCACTACCAGGGTGCCGACCGCAGCGCCATCGAATTGACAACCCCCGTGGAAAACAACGGCGGCGGCATGCGCGTGCCGTGGTTGCAGACGAGATATCCGCGCATCTTCATGTATGTGCGCAATCAAGTCTGGCTGCCAGCCGTGCTCGATGTCCTGGCAGGCAGCACCGTGGAAGTCATTGCCGTCATTCCCGACATACCGGATGCGCTGCGCAGCAAGCATGCATCGTGTGAGCACCTGCGCATCTACCGCGAACCCGTCGACCTGCATGCGTTGCTGCCGGGATGCCAGCTCGCGATCACCCACGCCGGCCACGGCACCTCGGTTGACTGTCTGAAAACCGGCGTGCCGATGCTGCTGCTGCCCAATCATATTGAACAGTTGATGATCACCGGCCGGATCGCCGCGACCGGCGCGGGCGTGGGCATCATCCCTTCCACGGTACAGGCCAATTTTGCGCAGGTGCTGCGGGACATGCTGACGCAGCCGGGCTATGCGCAAGCAGCGCAAGGCATCGCCGCGCGCTACAAGGATGCGGACCCGGCACGCTCCCTGCAGCGCGTCGCGCAGACGATCGAATCGCTCCTGCAATAA
- the kdpD gene encoding two-component system sensor histidine kinase KdpD: protein MTDYQRPDPDALLAQVKEQERRALRGKLRIYFGASAGVGKTYAMLNAGRKLKEDGHEVLVGIVETHGRRETAVLLEGLDVLPLKTIDYRGRALTEFDIDAALARRPSLILVDELAHSNAPGSRHPKRWQDVEELLDAGIDVFTTVNVQHLESLNDVVGGITGIRVAETLPDTVFDEAGEVVLVDVPADELLARMKAGKVYQAQQAERASRNFFRKGNLIALRELALRRTADRIEDDVQAYRVEKAINAVWKTDAALLACVGPRPGAEHVIRSAARLASQLNTEWHAVYVETPRLQRLPSARREQILKSLKRAQDLGATTAVLAGSDVAAAIVDYAHSQNFSRIMLGRAHSAWSWRLAHAKRIAALAPDIDLIEIGRPSLQESDERSATVTTQMEADKAAAPRRHSHFARYAGAAAASLLTALVATPLLPYFDLANIVMLFLLTVVLVAVRLGRGPAVMATVTGVAAFDFFFVQPRFSFAVSDVQYLLTFAVMLAVGLITGHLTSGLRYQARVAAHRETRSRALYEFARELSGALQTEQVFETTRTCIQRTFLARAVLLLPDDAGRLQQPPAAASGEAMPDMSVLEMGIAQWAFDRATPAGMGTDTLPGSSLFYLPLVAPMRTRGVLAIQPGSRRWILIPEQRQQLDTFAALAAIALERVHYIEVAQDALVRMESERLRNSLLAALSHDLRTPLTALVGLSESLTLSKPPLSPAQQGLAEALHDEALRMSNLVSNLLDMARIQSGEVKLNLQWQPIEEVVGSALRASGSSLAGHKVETRLARELPLVRFDAVLIERVLCNLLENAAKYTPAGSTIEIAAETAEPFLNIVVRDNGPGLPPGREEALFEKFTRGERESATPGVGLGLAICRAIVEAHGGTIRAGNAQEGGASFLFTIPLGTPPAMPDIVDEPNSSAEPYTS from the coding sequence ATGACTGATTATCAACGGCCCGACCCCGATGCCTTGCTTGCCCAGGTGAAAGAGCAGGAACGCCGGGCATTGCGTGGCAAGCTGCGTATTTACTTCGGCGCATCTGCAGGCGTGGGCAAGACCTATGCGATGTTGAACGCCGGCCGCAAGCTGAAGGAAGACGGGCATGAGGTGCTGGTCGGCATCGTGGAAACCCATGGCCGTCGCGAAACCGCCGTGTTGCTGGAAGGGCTCGATGTCTTGCCGCTCAAGACGATCGACTACCGCGGCAGGGCGCTCACCGAATTCGACATCGACGCCGCGCTTGCACGTCGTCCGTCGCTGATCCTGGTCGATGAGCTGGCGCATTCCAACGCGCCCGGCTCGCGCCATCCCAAACGCTGGCAGGACGTGGAGGAGCTGCTCGATGCCGGCATCGACGTCTTCACCACCGTCAACGTGCAGCATCTGGAGAGCCTGAACGATGTGGTCGGCGGCATCACCGGCATTCGCGTGGCGGAAACCTTGCCGGACACCGTGTTCGACGAGGCCGGCGAGGTCGTGCTGGTGGACGTTCCGGCGGACGAATTGCTGGCGCGGATGAAGGCGGGCAAGGTGTATCAGGCGCAGCAGGCCGAGCGCGCATCGCGCAATTTTTTCCGCAAGGGAAACCTGATCGCGCTGCGCGAGCTGGCGTTGCGCCGCACCGCCGACCGCATCGAGGACGATGTGCAGGCGTACCGCGTGGAGAAAGCCATCAACGCGGTGTGGAAGACCGATGCGGCGCTGCTCGCATGCGTCGGACCACGCCCGGGGGCGGAGCACGTGATTCGCAGCGCGGCGCGGCTGGCCAGTCAATTGAACACCGAGTGGCACGCCGTGTACGTCGAGACACCACGCCTGCAGCGGCTGCCATCGGCGCGGCGCGAGCAGATACTGAAGTCGCTGAAACGCGCGCAGGACCTGGGCGCCACTACCGCAGTTCTGGCGGGAAGCGATGTCGCGGCGGCGATTGTCGACTATGCGCACAGCCAGAATTTTTCCAGGATCATGCTCGGGCGTGCGCATTCCGCATGGTCATGGCGGCTCGCGCATGCGAAGCGGATCGCCGCCCTGGCCCCCGATATCGATCTGATCGAGATCGGCCGTCCCAGCCTGCAGGAATCGGACGAGCGAAGCGCAACGGTCACAACACAGATGGAGGCGGACAAGGCCGCCGCGCCGCGCCGCCACTCGCATTTCGCGCGCTACGCAGGGGCCGCCGCCGCCAGCCTGCTGACGGCGCTTGTCGCCACGCCGCTCTTGCCCTACTTCGATCTGGCCAACATCGTGATGCTGTTCCTGCTGACGGTTGTGCTGGTCGCGGTCCGCTTGGGGCGCGGGCCGGCGGTGATGGCCACCGTGACCGGGGTCGCGGCGTTCGATTTCTTTTTCGTGCAGCCGCGCTTCTCGTTCGCCGTCAGCGATGTGCAGTATCTGCTCACCTTTGCCGTGATGCTGGCGGTCGGGCTGATTACCGGACACCTGACGTCGGGTCTGCGCTATCAGGCCAGGGTCGCGGCGCATCGGGAAACGCGGTCCCGCGCACTGTATGAATTCGCGCGCGAATTGTCGGGCGCCTTGCAAACCGAGCAGGTGTTCGAGACCACGCGCACCTGCATTCAGCGCACCTTCCTCGCCAGGGCGGTGCTGCTGCTGCCGGACGATGCCGGCCGCCTGCAGCAGCCGCCGGCGGCTGCGTCCGGCGAGGCGATGCCTGACATGAGCGTGCTCGAGATGGGCATCGCGCAATGGGCATTCGACCGCGCCACGCCTGCCGGCATGGGGACCGACACGCTGCCCGGCAGCAGTCTGTTCTACCTGCCGCTGGTGGCGCCGATGCGCACGCGCGGCGTGCTCGCGATCCAGCCCGGCAGCCGTCGCTGGATATTGATCCCCGAGCAGCGGCAGCAGCTCGATACCTTCGCCGCGCTGGCCGCGATTGCGCTGGAGCGCGTGCATTACATCGAGGTCGCGCAGGATGCGCTGGTGCGCATGGAATCCGAACGCCTGCGCAATTCCTTGCTGGCCGCGCTGTCGCACGACCTGCGCACGCCGCTGACGGCGCTGGTCGGCTTGTCCGAGTCGCTGACCCTGTCGAAGCCGCCGTTGTCGCCGGCGCAGCAGGGACTGGCCGAGGCGCTGCATGACGAAGCGCTGCGCATGAGCAATCTGGTGTCCAACCTGCTCGACATGGCGCGCATCCAGAGCGGGGAAGTCAAACTCAACCTGCAATGGCAGCCGATCGAGGAAGTGGTCGGCAGCGCCTTGCGCGCCAGCGGCTCCTCGCTCGCCGGACACAAGGTGGAGACACGGCTCGCACGTGAGCTGCCGCTCGTGCGCTTCGATGCGGTACTGATCGAGCGCGTGCTGTGCAACCTGCTGGAAAACGCCGCCAAATACACACCGGCCGGTTCCACCATCGAGATCGCGGCGGAAACCGCCGAGCCGTTCCTGAACATCGTCGTTCGCGACAACGGACCGGGCCTGCCGCCAGGCCGCGAGGAAGCCCTCTTCGAAAAATTCACGCGCGGCGAACGCGAATCGGCCACTCCCGGCGTCGGACTCGGACTCGCGATCTGCCGCGCGATCGTCGAAGCGCACGGCGGCACCATCCGCGCCGGGAATGCGCAGGAAGGCGGCGCATCGTTCCTCTTTACCATTCCGCTTGGCACGCCGCCCGCCATGCCCGACATTGTCGATGAACCCAATTCCAGCGCCGAACCCTACACATCATGA
- a CDS encoding TorF family putative porin: protein MKKTILAAAVFSAFASSAFAQAAAEQPAPEHTFTGNVAVVTDYRFRGISQTFKKPAIQGGFDYAHSSGFYVGNWNSNVSGVQYPQGGSIEMDFYAGYKFEPVKDVTGDVGFLYYYYPGAKVAGTSEKFDNGEIYFAVGYKWFSAKYSYGVTDFFGLNNTTAGLYAFTALNPSGNSKGSGYLDLNANFEIADKTTLNLHVGRQTVKSYGALSYTDYKIGVARDFGFATLGLAVIGTDADKDYWQATNGSSTRKLGETTAVLSLSKTF, encoded by the coding sequence ATGAAAAAAACGATTTTGGCCGCTGCCGTATTTTCCGCTTTTGCTTCTTCTGCTTTCGCACAAGCTGCGGCCGAGCAGCCGGCACCCGAGCATACCTTTACTGGCAACGTGGCGGTAGTCACTGACTATCGTTTTCGCGGCATTTCGCAAACCTTCAAGAAGCCGGCCATCCAGGGCGGCTTCGATTACGCCCACAGCAGCGGTTTCTACGTCGGCAACTGGAACTCCAACGTCAGCGGCGTGCAGTATCCGCAAGGCGGCTCCATCGAGATGGACTTCTACGCCGGCTACAAGTTCGAACCGGTCAAGGATGTCACCGGCGACGTCGGCTTCCTGTACTACTACTATCCGGGCGCGAAGGTCGCCGGCACCAGCGAGAAATTCGACAATGGCGAGATCTATTTCGCCGTCGGCTACAAGTGGTTCTCGGCCAAGTACAGCTACGGCGTGACCGACTTCTTCGGCCTGAACAACACGACCGCCGGCCTTTACGCCTTCACCGCGCTGAACCCGAGCGGCAATTCGAAAGGCTCCGGCTATCTCGACCTGAACGCCAACTTCGAAATCGCCGACAAGACCACGCTGAACCTGCATGTCGGCCGCCAGACCGTGAAGAGTTACGGCGCGTTGAGCTATACCGACTACAAGATCGGCGTGGCGCGCGATTTCGGCTTCGCCACGCTCGGCCTGGCCGTGATCGGCACCGATGCCGACAAGGACTACTGGCAGGCCACCAACGGCAGCTCGACCAGGAAACTGGGGGAAACCACGGCCGTGCTGTCCCTCTCCAAAACCTTCTAA
- a CDS encoding response regulator transcription factor: MTNIIFVEDNVSYAEDVAEYLGGIGYRVTLAADAAALWAALSNGPADLVLLDLGLPDEDGFNLIPALRRHHPDTRLIVLTARVTLDNRIQGLRLGADTYLTKPIKFRELAAHIEALCRRIGTRELAAPPSPWRLEANGRRLALHGKGTIALTEREFKFLHLLAHNRQPVPRTSLLIGMGESDDPQAAARIDMLVYRLRKKIKTGMGEALPLQSTYGGGYSLSVPFELA; encoded by the coding sequence ATGACCAACATAATCTTCGTTGAAGACAACGTATCGTACGCCGAGGATGTGGCGGAGTATCTGGGCGGCATCGGCTACCGCGTGACGCTCGCCGCCGATGCGGCCGCGCTCTGGGCCGCGCTGTCGAACGGACCTGCCGACCTCGTGCTGCTCGATCTCGGGCTGCCGGACGAGGACGGCTTCAACCTCATCCCGGCGCTGCGCCGGCACCATCCCGATACCCGCCTGATCGTCTTGACCGCGCGCGTCACGCTGGACAACCGGATTCAAGGCTTGCGCCTCGGTGCCGACACCTATCTGACCAAACCGATCAAGTTCCGCGAGCTGGCGGCCCACATCGAAGCGCTGTGCCGCCGCATCGGCACCAGGGAGCTTGCCGCGCCGCCTTCGCCGTGGCGGCTTGAAGCAAACGGGCGGCGTCTTGCGTTGCACGGCAAAGGAACGATTGCCCTCACCGAGCGGGAGTTCAAATTCCTGCACCTGCTGGCGCACAACCGGCAGCCGGTGCCGAGGACGTCCCTGCTGATCGGCATGGGCGAGAGCGACGACCCGCAGGCCGCTGCCCGGATCGACATGCTGGTCTATCGCTTGCGAAAAAAAATCAAGACCGGCATGGGCGAGGCGCTGCCCTTGCAAAGCACCTACGGCGGCGGATACAGCCTGTCCGTCCCGTTCGAGCTGGCCTGA
- a CDS encoding PTS sugar transporter subunit IIA, which produces MNAFADLLYPENIALDLNVSNKMQAFAHIAALLERQHQIGRTLVHDSLCERERMGSTALGMGVGIPHARIKGLRQPMLAFARFRKAIPFDAPDDMPVSEVFLLLVPGNAAVAHLQILAELAEMLCDQDFRQRLRDANDPRGILQAVGACAGGSRANHDPA; this is translated from the coding sequence ATGAACGCGTTTGCCGATCTTCTCTACCCGGAGAACATTGCGCTTGACTTGAATGTGTCGAACAAGATGCAGGCATTTGCGCACATCGCCGCGCTGCTCGAGCGCCAGCATCAGATCGGACGCACGCTGGTCCATGACAGTCTGTGCGAGCGCGAGCGGATGGGCTCGACCGCTCTTGGCATGGGCGTGGGCATTCCGCATGCGCGCATCAAGGGATTGCGTCAGCCGATGCTTGCCTTTGCCCGCTTCAGGAAAGCCATCCCGTTCGATGCGCCGGATGACATGCCGGTGTCGGAAGTATTCCTGCTGCTCGTCCCTGGCAATGCGGCGGTAGCGCATTTGCAGATACTGGCCGAGCTGGCGGAAATGCTGTGCGATCAGGACTTCCGCCAGCGCCTCAGGGATGCGAACGATCCGCGCGGCATCCTGCAGGCGGTCGGCGCTTGCGCCGGCGGCAGCCGCGCGAACCACGATCCGGCGTGA
- a CDS encoding BPSL0067 family protein produces the protein MPYVCNKYPDLENKTLLGSHQCVALVQECAKAPHTSLWKEGERVKGSLVLAPGTAIATFVKGRYPNQAHGNHAAIYVRQDSAAIYVLDQWKGKSRITIRPLYFKGKDKNGNYIDPSNNADAFSVID, from the coding sequence ATGCCATACGTCTGCAATAAATATCCGGACCTTGAAAATAAAACGCTTTTGGGGTCACATCAGTGCGTTGCATTAGTTCAGGAGTGCGCAAAAGCACCTCATACCTCATTGTGGAAAGAGGGAGAAAGGGTGAAAGGCAGTTTGGTTCTTGCGCCTGGGACGGCAATCGCAACCTTTGTCAAAGGCAGGTATCCCAATCAGGCACATGGAAATCATGCTGCAATCTATGTGCGACAAGATTCCGCTGCGATCTATGTCCTCGACCAATGGAAGGGAAAATCCAGAATCACGATACGTCCGCTTTATTTCAAGGGAAAAGACAAGAATGGAAACTACATTGACCCAAGCAACAATGCCGATGCATTTTCTGTGATCGATTGA
- a CDS encoding sensor histidine kinase, with protein MRRKSVLPSIWLMLTTVLLIIGALLAWFSWADYESTQASEYRLLEAHARNTEAQVTVALDDISQLLSQIAEQRLAEGSAPASKFQAALTRHLSASPAIGTLLVTDASGRVVLATNPSMKGIDTSKQAWFTAHLDRTRAPKLHVSRPDKSLLDTNVITVTLPIVDARRGFLGVVGATVDYSWFTHVLKSVHPDDSGSVTVLFNGDGDIVYRRFDPEKFFGSNMVNVSKVFREHVASGQRVSRHIGPSQANGKTRVFLVRRLGDTGFSVILSRQLDEVLAGWLRNLVVNALIFTLVAAVMLPLAWVSERRQREVLAAKAFTDKLIATASVMLVGLDAAGRVTIFNQAAERVCGYRRDEVLGKNWFELVVPRTHMAQVSTAFHQFRQTGDMPHAFDYPILTRAGTEHLISWQSSTVRDQADMSTLIFFGIDVTERRQAEDEQKRFVAMISHEFRTPLATIDGAVQHLEMHAHNVDEATRRRYVKIQKSVDRLTKLLDDYLIQEQLDRVAHGLRVVSVAPLTLLEDCRASALALSTEHIVTVEQSEIPDAVLCDPDLMRLTLRILADNAVKYTAPGSTIQLSSRHADRNGIDGVALLVSDNGAGIDEAELPQVFEKFFRGRSAARETGSGIGLHLARSVVESHGGSLTARNLPTGGAAFTIWLPTGVANEIKQAPAPVRIG; from the coding sequence ATGCGTCGCAAGAGCGTGCTGCCGTCGATCTGGCTGATGCTCACCACGGTACTGCTCATTATCGGCGCCTTGCTCGCCTGGTTTTCCTGGGCCGACTATGAATCGACACAGGCGTCGGAATACCGCCTGCTCGAAGCCCATGCCCGCAACACGGAAGCACAGGTCACCGTCGCACTGGACGATATCAGTCAGCTGTTGAGCCAGATCGCGGAACAACGGCTGGCGGAAGGTTCAGCGCCAGCCAGCAAATTCCAGGCTGCACTCACCAGACACCTGTCCGCTTCCCCGGCCATCGGCACGCTGCTGGTGACCGATGCCAGCGGACGTGTCGTGCTCGCCACCAACCCGTCGATGAAGGGAATCGACACCTCGAAACAAGCCTGGTTCACCGCCCACCTCGACCGGACGCGTGCGCCGAAACTGCATGTCTCCCGCCCCGACAAATCGCTGCTGGACACGAATGTCATCACCGTCACGCTACCGATCGTCGATGCCCGGCGCGGCTTTCTCGGCGTGGTCGGTGCCACCGTCGACTACAGCTGGTTCACGCACGTATTGAAGTCCGTCCACCCCGATGACTCGGGCAGCGTCACCGTTCTTTTCAACGGCGACGGCGACATCGTTTATCGCCGCTTCGATCCGGAAAAATTCTTCGGCTCCAACATGGTGAACGTCAGCAAGGTTTTCCGGGAACATGTCGCATCCGGCCAGCGGGTCAGCCGTCATATCGGCCCCTCTCAGGCCAACGGCAAGACCCGCGTGTTCCTGGTGCGCCGTCTCGGCGATACCGGTTTCAGCGTGATCCTGTCGCGCCAGCTGGACGAAGTCCTTGCCGGCTGGCTGCGCAATCTCGTCGTCAACGCGCTGATCTTCACCCTGGTCGCGGCCGTCATGCTGCCGCTGGCCTGGGTGTCCGAACGCCGCCAGCGCGAAGTGCTGGCGGCCAAGGCCTTCACCGACAAATTGATCGCGACCGCCAGCGTCATGCTGGTGGGCCTCGATGCCGCCGGCCGCGTCACCATTTTCAATCAGGCCGCGGAGCGCGTCTGCGGCTATCGCCGCGACGAGGTGCTGGGCAAGAACTGGTTTGAGCTGGTCGTGCCACGCACGCACATGGCGCAGGTATCGACAGCGTTCCACCAGTTCAGACAAACCGGCGACATGCCGCATGCCTTCGACTACCCGATCCTGACCAGAGCCGGGACGGAGCACCTCATCTCCTGGCAAAGCAGCACCGTGCGGGACCAGGCCGACATGTCCACCTTGATCTTCTTCGGGATCGACGTGACCGAACGCCGGCAGGCGGAGGACGAGCAAAAACGCTTTGTCGCCATGATTTCGCATGAATTTCGCACACCGCTCGCCACCATCGACGGTGCCGTGCAGCATCTGGAGATGCATGCGCACAACGTGGATGAGGCAACCCGCCGGCGTTACGTCAAAATCCAGAAATCGGTCGATCGCCTGACCAAGCTGCTGGACGATTATCTGATTCAGGAGCAGCTGGACAGGGTGGCGCACGGTTTGCGCGTCGTATCGGTTGCGCCGCTGACCTTGCTGGAAGACTGCCGCGCCTCGGCCCTGGCGCTATCGACCGAACACATCGTGACCGTAGAGCAGTCGGAAATACCGGACGCCGTCCTGTGCGACCCGGATCTGATGCGGCTGACCTTGCGGATTCTTGCCGACAATGCGGTGAAATACACGGCGCCGGGGTCGACCATCCAGTTGTCCAGCCGCCATGCCGATCGCAACGGCATCGACGGCGTCGCGCTCCTGGTCAGCGATAACGGCGCGGGGATCGACGAAGCCGAACTGCCGCAAGTATTCGAAAAATTTTTCCGGGGGCGAAGCGCCGCCCGGGAAACGGGGTCCGGCATCGGCTTGCACCTGGCGCGTTCCGTGGTGGAGTCGCACGGCGGGTCCTTGACGGCCCGCAATCTGCCAACGGGCGGCGCGGCATTTACGATATGGCTGCCCACTGGCGTGGCGAACGAGATAAAACAAGCCCCTGCTCCAGTGAGAATTGGATAG
- a CDS encoding STY0301 family protein — protein MTCKPAFFVLFYSLLFPAASFGATNLKNVCPARIETSQSPRKIPEGWTPVLEGGPSILTNAGFYDGHPEQLAELAPSKSKSTRRELVNDWSFSTAHNGSIWIKCIYSNTGLSLARQLDKDISSCSISYDARHAPFSIADITCK, from the coding sequence ATGACCTGCAAACCAGCATTCTTCGTCCTGTTTTATTCATTGCTGTTTCCAGCGGCATCCTTCGGCGCAACAAACCTCAAGAACGTTTGTCCTGCCCGGATCGAGACCTCACAATCGCCGAGAAAAATTCCTGAAGGATGGACTCCTGTTCTCGAAGGCGGACCTTCCATATTGACCAACGCCGGCTTTTATGACGGCCATCCGGAACAACTGGCCGAACTTGCGCCATCGAAAAGCAAATCAACCAGGCGGGAATTAGTCAACGACTGGTCGTTCTCGACTGCGCATAACGGGAGCATCTGGATCAAGTGCATTTATTCAAATACAGGGTTGTCACTTGCAAGGCAATTGGATAAAGACATTTCTTCCTGCTCGATTTCGTATGACGCAAGGCACGCGCCCTTCTCTATTGCCGACATCACCTGCAAATAG